The Triticum dicoccoides isolate Atlit2015 ecotype Zavitan chromosome 6A, WEW_v2.0, whole genome shotgun sequence genome has a window encoding:
- the LOC119318416 gene encoding kelch-like protein 17: MPPSHSSNKTGLLAARLTLRWAWPEFPMTNTPPTLRSVRPPAMDAAQRCPRPPIYRPRVLLATPLVGGGDEQRARRQVIEIAMGSLEGDVATSPSLSSTGSSGTGAGNDNHGGGEVRIYACFAHGASNSLECYEPGANTWRRVGGLPGVPHGHVLKGFAVVAVAESVYVIGGRLCRREAVPGGDYRDTDVGVRADVLRYDVRRGEWRCCAPLLVPRVDFACAPCRGRICVAGGLCSLSGARGTAAAEVYDPETGRWSPLPDMSTLRYKCVGVTWEGGFHVVGGFAESTTPAAAPGEAQSSALERSSAEVFNCARGVWEIIPGMWQLDVPPNQIVAVAGRLFSSGDCLNSWKGHVEVYDGELNIWSVMDHSALSDLALLASNLPPSAQQLYLTMAVVGTRLFFLAGYEIAGDDDESFRTVSLVHSYDTSAAPGLAPAWSSFQPKMDHDNNVEDGSKELFSQCCSVQLSS, from the coding sequence ATGCCGCCGTCTCATTCCAGCAACAAGACAGGCCTTCTAGCAGCTCGGCTTACGCTACGTTGGGCATGGCCGGAGTTCCCAATGACCAACACTCCCCCTACGCTTCGATCCGTCCGCCCGCCCGCCATGGACGCGGCCCAGCGCTGCCCCCGGCCGCCTATATATAGGCCACGCGTCCTCCTTGCAACTCCCCTGGTTGGTGGCGGTGATGAGCAGCGAGCGCGTCGACAAGTGATTGAGATCGCCATGGGGTCCTTGGAAGGCGACGTGGCCACCTCGCCCTCGCTGTCCAGCACCGGCAGCAGCGGCACCGGCGCCGGCAACGACAACCATGGCGGCGGCGAGGTGAGGATATACGCCTGCTTCGCGCACGGCGCGTCCAACAGCCTCGAGTGCTACGAGCCGGGCGCCAACACGTGGCGCCGCGTCGGCGGCCTCCCGGGGGTGCCCCACGGCCACGTGCTCAAGGGCTtcgccgtcgtcgccgtcgccgagtCCGTCTACGTCATCGGCGGCCGCCTCTGCCGCAGGGAGGCCGTGCCCGGCGGCGACTACCGCGACACCGACGTGGGCGTGCGCGCCGACGTGCTCCGCTACGACGTGCGCCGCGGGGAGTGGCGCTGCTGCGcgccgctgctggtcccgcgcgtcGACTTCGCGTGCGCGCCGTGCCGCGGCAGGATCTGCGTCGCCGGCGGGCTCTGCTCGCTCTCCGGCGCGCGGGGCACGGCGGCCGCCGAGGTGTACGACCCGGAGACCGGCCGCTGGTCGCCGCTCCCGGACATGAGCACGCTGCGGTACAAGTGCGTGGGCGTGACGTGGGAGGGCGGGTTCCACGTGGTGGGCGGCTTCGCCGAGAGCACCACGCCGGCGGCCGCGCCCGGCGAGGCGCAGTCGTCGGCGCTGGAGCGGAGCTCCGCCGAGGTGTTCAACTGCGCTCGCGGCGTGTGGGAGATCATCCCGGGGATGTGGCAGCTGGACGTGCCGCCCAACCAGATCGTGGCGGTGGCCGGCCGGCTCTTCAGCTCCGGCGACTGCCTCAACAGCTGGAAGGGCCACGTGGAGGTCTACGACGGCGAGCTCAACATCTGGAGCGTCATGGACCACTCGGCGCTGTCGGACCTGGCGCTGCTCGCCAGCAACCTGCCGCCATCAGCGCAGCAGCTGTACCTCACCATGGCCGTGGTGGGCACGCGGCTCTTCTTCCTCGCCGGGTACGAGatcgccggcgacgacgacgagagcTTCAGGACGGTCTCGCTGGTGCACAGCTACGACACCAGCGCcgcgccggggctggcgccggcgtGGAGCAGCTTCCAGCCCAAGATGGACCATGACAACAACGTCGAGGACGGCAGCAAGGAGCTCTTCAGCCAGTGCTGCTCCGTGCAGCTCTCCAGCTGA